AAACTAAACTTGGTAATAGACTACCTGTAACTGGATTCAATATCAGCCATTCATCAGTAGCACCAATATAAAAGAACAATTATTACTGTATAATATTATGTTCTGGAAAGCTAAAGTCAGTTAAAAAGAAATCTTTCCACAAAACTCTTTATATAGAAACGATTTAGTCTTTGACAAATGAAATGTTATGTCCTTCCTGTGTGTATGCTGGGTCAAAACAAATATGATTTGGCTTTAAAAGTTCGATGGTACTTTGCAATGTTTTGGTTTTGAGTTTCTAAAACACAACCCTGTAATCATTGCTTACTTAAACAAGTATATGTTTGTCATTTTAAAGTATTGTCCAATACACTGACACTGTTTTGCCTATTCACAACATAAGATTCCAAAcagagcattcttttttttacATTCCATTACTTCAGTATGCAAATTAGTGTTTTTTAAAcctgcatgaaaaaaaaaaagttgtagtgAATCGCAAGCAATAATTAGAAAACGGTGCAATGCAGTGATAGGTGTTTAAATCCACAGTTTAAACATCTCCCACGTGAACTTAACTTTAATCTTGAGATTCTTAAGAAAAGCCATTAAAGTGTTCAAATCCCTAAGATGGTGCAGCTTTCGGTTCTGGCCGGCCACCTCTCAAGTCCCACCCCTCCCGGGGCAACGGTGCCTTAACTCCTCTCCAAGACAGGCACTCCTGGTAAACGTCCTTCTTCTAAGCAAGAAGCATTTCATAAAGCCCCCAACTCGCCGCGCACTTTCTGCCCGGCTGGGCTACAGCGGACCTAGTGTGACGCTGCACGTTTTAAATCAGGGTTGGTTCTGCTTCGGAATCTGGAAGATTcggaaagtttaaaaaaaaacaaaaaacaaaaaaatagctttcAGGCAGGCACGACCCCAAAATAGTATATTCTGCGCCCACCTTCGTGTCCCCAAGagtgaggagaggagggaagaagaagggaGGCAACTGCCCCTGTGCTGTGTCCCGCTGCCCACCCCCTCCGGCCGCCCGGGGGAGCGCAGCGGTGCGccggggctggggctgagggTTGGCGGCTGCCGCCAGCGGAACCGCTACTCCCGGACGCGCTGGGCGCGCCCCGCCCCGGGCCCTCACCTCAGGTAGTTGAGATAGGGCGGGTAGACCTGCTGCAGGCCCTCCTTGAGCACGGCGGCCTGGTAGCCGAGCTGCGGGAGCCCGTTGAGGCCGAGTGCAGGGTAGAGCGCGGGGGCCGCCCCGGCGGTGGCGGCAGAGGCGGAGGTGGAGGGCAGGCCATCCCGCGGGAGCAGGCAGCCGCCCGCGCCCGGCGCCTTGCAGGGCGGCGGCGCGAACTGGCCCTGCTGGGGCGGCGCGCCCTCCGCTTTGTACAGGATGCACTCCAGGGTCGACCCCAAGGAGGACGCGGATGACACTGAGGCACCGGCTGGTGCGGCCGTCACTGCCGCTTCCCCGGGTCTGGATGGGGGCGCTCGCGGCGGCAGCGGGGGCGGTGGCCCCAGCGGGAAATCCGGAAAGGCGGCGGGGTTGGCACCGGCCACCAGGTAGGAACGCGGGGAGCGCGCGGAGACCTCCgcgccttcctcctcctccttgatCTTTAGAGCGGGCGGCTGGAAGTCGCCATAGAGAGGGTACGCGTCGTCCTTGGGATCGGCGTCGGGCGGGTACGCGCAGTCGGGGAAGTCGCCGACAGCGACCGGAGTGGATGAGGCAGAGGGTGAACTCCGCGGCGGGGCAAAGGCGCTAGCGGCCCCGGCGCCACCGTCGTAGCTCTCCTCTTCCAGCAGCTGCCGAGTGCGGGCTGCCAATAAGGCGTGATTGAGAGGCAGGATGGGCACGTGGGTGAAATCCATCGTCGTGGTGGCCAGCGGGGAGCGCCCGGGCGCCATGGGCGCGTCCTGCTCCACCAGGGCGACCCTGGGCGCTGAGAAGCGGGAATCTTCCTTGGGAACCAGAGCGACGCCTCCTGCGGCCGCCCCCGGCGGGACAGCCGCGGCTCCTCCTCCAGCCGCCGCGCCACCCAGAGCCCGAGGTTTGCCCTTCAGAAGCGGACCCGCAGAGTCCTCGGACTCGGAGCCATCCTCCTCCTCAACCTCCACCGCAGTGGGCAGCGGAGACGGCTTCACTGGGGCCCCGGACCAATGAGGGCTCCCAGAGGCCGGGAGCAGCAGCTGCCGGGATGGTGACAGGCCCCGGGGCAGCACCTTATGGGCAGCTGCCGTCTCGGAGCTGTCTCCAGCCTTGCTCCCGGACCGGCTCATGAGCGGAGACAACACCCTCTGGGTGGCAGGGGTGGCAGGGGCAGCCGGTGGATCTTCAGGAAGTTCGGGGCCAAACAGGCACCAAGAGCTGGTGACCTCGCAGGCGGGAGGGCTGGGTTGGCTCTGCCCGGGACCTGAGGGCGCCAACAGAGTGTCCAAGACACTGTCCAGCAGTCCGCTGTCCTTTTCTGGGGGTCTAGAACTGCTGCCTCCAGTACCCCTTGTAGCTTCAGCTCTGGAATATGCGCCCTCCACGTCCGACAGCGACTGTTGGTCCTGCGTCTTTTCGTCTAGGGGGTCCTGTCCCTGGCAGGGCCGAGGGAAGAGTAGCCCGTCCAGGGAGATAGGTATGGCCGAAACTTCAGGCAAGGTGTCCGAGGTCTGGCTCCCTTTGAACGGGCCTGCGGCTGGGCGACACAGCAGTGGAGATCCGACCTCGGGGGAGGGCGGGCCGCCCGCCACGTGGGGAGCCCGGGGACTCTTTGCCTTCAGCTCAGTCATGACGACCTGGactctccttttctcctcccccGTCTCcagggaggagggaaaagggaaggaggagggggttTCGGGAATAtaggggcagagggaggagaaagtGGGTGTTGAATGTGGCTGGACCGGAGggatctccacctcctgggtcggGGGGGGGGGCGCGGGAGGGCGGCGCTGGTCAGCTCCTGCCCTTGGCCTCCATCCTGTTGTCAGGGGAACGGTGGCTGTCGTTTGTCCCAGAGAGCGGCAAGTGGGGAGCGCAAGAAAAAGTAGTTATTGTAGGGATCTGGTCTCCTAACTCGGAGAGTTCTGCAAGAGAGTTCTCTGACTTCTATCCGAGGACTGGAGACGCAGAGTACTCACAAGTCCGGCACTTGAGTGACTGCGGCTGCGACGGCAATTCAGGGACACGCGACTCCTTTATCTCCCGACTTTTTCTCTGGCATCAAACTCGTGCATGCTGTGAAGCTCTCAATCCCTCGCTGAGTTCCACTGCCCCTCTCACTAAAACCCTGGGGCTAGTCGGACCTCTCAGTACAGCCCATTCCCAGGAAGGGTCGTGCCTCTGCTGGCTCCCTACCTCGGGCGACAGTCATCCCCGAAGATCTCAGTTCCCAGCAGTGCGGGAGCACTAGCCGCCTCGGGTTGCAGATTTCACTCAAATGACAAGTGAAGCTAGTTCGCATTGAGAATGCCACCCACACGCGCAAATACAACAAGGCTTACCCCGATTAGTGACAGCTGTGGACTGGCCAGACAGCTTTCTAACAACGCCTCCGCCTCTAGGGAGGCCCCGCCCAAAGCCCCTCCCTACCCCAATTAGGGGTAGGATCTGAAACTCTGGAATTGGCATTTCCACCCGTTATTCTGAATGCTACTCTCAATAGCAGGTTCTTTGGGATGGAACCTCATAAGCatattccattttgttttgcAAATTAAGAATTATGCCCTATCTAATTGGAAAAACGAATAGATTCTATCAGAAGTAGAATTTTTGTCACCATTTTAAGATTTCAGTTTTGTAAAGATTTAACACAGGAAGACATTTGACTACATTATCTTTTAACATAATAAATGTATCAAAGATGATTCTAAATACTTTAAGAGATGTTCTCCCTTATGCATTCCATAAAAGTGAATGCTTTCAAGTTTCTCCTGCTGCAACCAACATGTCTTGCTCCTCTTGAGTAATCCTCAgcgtgacaaagaaatttgggagtGGGAGATGGTCACACCTGTGTACCTATGATGGAAGTTTGGATGTTGTGTGCCATACTTTGATTTGTCCTAAAGAATGTGTTCCAATTTTTAGTAAATAGCACTTTAAGGAAAGTTTCCTTTAGCTCCAGCTTATACCCTGTGCTACATGATACGATCCTCAGTAGAGATGTTGAACGGTACTTTTTTCCCTAAATATTCTTAGTCTGAAAAGTAATTATCTTTGAACTCATAAAAATGAATCCCCTCTAAATTCATGAAGTCAGCAGAGAAAGGGAAGAGTATtgcaatatatattttagataaacaGGCATAAACTATATTTGACCCAAGACCATTGGGTATTTTAACATCATCTTAAATATACCTTGTTCAAAACAGAGTGAATGATTTGCAAATTTTCTTATAGGGCCTCAAGGTCTAGCTATGCTAATGACTCATAGTTTATCTCAACCGTgtatagaaaatacagaagactCTAGGAGGTGGGGGAGCCACTAGAGGTGAGAAGCCTGGACCCCTCGATCATCTGGGGAGGGGCTACATGAGTGAGAAACCTTTATCATGTTAGATCACTAGGATTTGGAGTTGATTGTTCTAGCAAGTGGTTTACTCTGATTAATTTTAGATATGTGGGAGTTAGGCAGACAGAGGAAAGGTAAAGAGAATTCCAGGAAGCAGGTATAGTATGTTCACAGGGCATCTGCAAGGGGACCATTTTGAATAAAGCAGGAGTAAGTGTGGGCAC
This portion of the Macaca mulatta isolate MMU2019108-1 chromosome 14, T2T-MMU8v2.0, whole genome shotgun sequence genome encodes:
- the PGR gene encoding progesterone receptor isoform 2 (isoform 2 is encoded by transcript variant 2; The RefSeq protein has 3 substitutions compared to this genomic sequence) gives rise to the protein MTELKAKSPRAPHVAGGPPSPEVGSPLLCRPAAGPFQGSQTSDTLPEVSAIPISLDGLLFPRPCQGQDPLDEKTQDQQSLSDVEGAYSRAEATRGTGGSSSRPPEKDSGLLDSVLDTLLAPSGPGQSQPSPPACEVTSSWCLFGPELPEDPPAAPATPATQRVLSPLMSRSGGKAGDSSETAAAHKVLPRGLSPSRQLLLPASGSPHWSGAPVKPSPLPTAVEVEEEDGSESEDSAGPLLKGKPRALGGAAAGGGAAAVPPGAAAGGVALVPKEDSRFSAPRVALVEQDAPMAPGRSPLATTTMDFTHVPILPLNHALLAARTRQLLEEESYDGGAGAASAFAPPRSSPSASSTPVAVGDFPDCAYPPDADPKDDAYPLYGDFQPPALKIKEEEEGAEVSARSPRSYLVAGANPAAFPDFPLGPPPPLPPRAPPSRPGEAAVTAAPAGASVSSASSLGSTLECILYKAEGAPPQQGPFAPPPCKAPGAGGCLLPRDGLPSTSASAATAGAAPALYPALGLNGLPQLGYQAAVLKEGLQQVYPPYLNYLRPDSEASQSPQYSFESLPQKICLICGDEASGCHYGVLTCGSCKVFFKRAMEGQHNYLCAGRNDCIVDKIRRKNCPACRLRKCCQAGMVLGGFRNLHIDDQITLIQYSWMSLMVFGLGWRSYKHVSGQMLYFAPDLILNEQRMKESSFYSLCLTMWQIPQEFVKLQVSQEEFLCMKVLLLLNTIPLEGLRSQTQFEEMRSSYIRELIKAIGLRQKGVVSSSQRFYQLTKLLDNLHDLVKQLHLYCLNTFIQSRALSVEFPEMMSEVIAAQLPKILAGMVKPLLFHKK
- the PGR gene encoding progesterone receptor isoform 1 (isoform 1 is encoded by transcript variant 1; The RefSeq protein has 3 substitutions compared to this genomic sequence); the protein is MTELKAKSPRAPHVAGGPPSPEVGSPLLCRPAAGPFQGSQTSDTLPEVSAIPISLDGLLFPRPCQGQDPLDEKTQDQQSLSDVEGAYSRAEATRGTGGSSSRPPEKDSGLLDSVLDTLLAPSGPGQSQPSPPACEVTSSWCLFGPELPEDPPAAPATPATQRVLSPLMSRSGGKAGDSSETAAAHKVLPRGLSPSRQLLLPASGSPHWSGAPVKPSPLPTAVEVEEEDGSESEDSAGPLLKGKPRALGGAAAGGGAAAVPPGAAAGGVALVPKEDSRFSAPRVALVEQDAPMAPGRSPLATTTMDFTHVPILPLNHALLAARTRQLLEEESYDGGAGAASAFAPPRSSPSASSTPVAVGDFPDCAYPPDADPKDDAYPLYGDFQPPALKIKEEEEGAEVSARSPRSYLVAGANPAAFPDFPLGPPPPLPPRAPPSRPGEAAVTAAPAGASVSSASSLGSTLECILYKAEGAPPQQGPFAPPPCKAPGAGGCLLPRDGLPSTSASAATAGAAPALYPALGLNGLPQLGYQAAVLKEGLQQVYPPYLNYLRPDSEASQSPQYSFESLPQKICLICGDEASGCHYGVLTCGSCKVFFKRAMEGQHNYLCAGRNDCIVDKIRRKNCPACRLRKCCQAGMVLGGRKFKKFNKVRVMRALDAVALPQPVGIPNESQALSQRFTFSPGQDIQLIPPLINLLVSIEPDVIYAGHDNSKPDTSSSLLTSLNQLGERQLLSVVKWSKLLPGFRNLHIDDQITLIQYSWMSLMVFGLGWRSYKHVSGQMLYFAPDLILNEQRMKESSFYSLCLTMWQIPQEFVKLQVSQEEFLCMKVLLLLNTIPLEGLRSQTQFEEMRSSYIRELIKAIGLRQKGVVSSSQRFYQLTKLLDNLHDLVKQLHLYCLNTFIQSRALSVEFPEMMSEVIAAQLPKILAGMVKPLLFHKK